From a single Fusarium fujikuroi IMI 58289 draft genome, chromosome FFUJ_chr03 genomic region:
- a CDS encoding related to ATP adenylyltransferase II, whose translation MTYDRPAPTTDGSALLSTFDALTKSGLVLYDESQKVVEHTDGGLKVRSFHFVLTKALIKKPTLSTPDQSSASGSGLSKQLTPGSDIDTNGFEMGHSESSTHFLIANKFCFSRPHLMMLTRDGYCRQYEPLNKTDFEAAWGTLASLNDATKDYVVFFNCGKDGGCSRLHKHVQLMPLPASGFAVDFLNSDSTKEPKVPFEWFYQRFQDSAVSASQVAETYLKLLQQATETWKASTGKDVLDGQACPHNVAFTSRWIVIIPRRKAAVNKEAGVNSLGMLGIIAVATEKEIENWVKLGLTNSLSELGVSSGVGVI comes from the exons ATGACGTACGACCGCCCTGCACCAACCACCGATGGATCAGCTTTGTTATCCACGTTTGATGCCTTGACCAAATCCGGGCTTGTTCTCTACGATGAAAGCCAGAAGGTTGTTGAACATACAGACGGGGGCCTGAAGGTTCGCTCC TTCCACTTTGTTCTTACCAAAGCTCTTATCAAGAAGCCGACCTTATCTACACCAGACCAGTCATCAGCATCCGGAAGCGGCTTATCGAAACAACTCACCCCTGGTAGCGATATCGATACAAATGGGTTCGAGATGGGTCACAGTGAGAGTAGCACTCACTTTCTTATCGCCAACAAATTTTGCTTCTCACGACCTCACCTCATGATGCTCACTCGCGACGGGTATTGTAGGCAATATGAGCCTCTGAACAAGACCGACTTTGAAGCTGCGTGGGGCACTCTAGCTTCCTTGAACGACGCAACAAAAGACTATGTTGTATTCTTCAACTGCGGCAAAGATGGCGGCTGTAGCAGACTGCACAAGCATGTACAGCTGATGCCTCTTCCCGCCAGTGGTTTTGCGGTCGACTTTTTGAACTCAGATAGTACCAAGGAACCAAAGGTACCTTTCGAATGGTTCTACCAACGATTTCAAGACAGTGCCGTCTCAGCTTCGCAAGTGGCCGAGACTTATCTAAAACTTCTCCAGCAGGCGACGGAAACTTGGAAAGCTAGCACTGGAAAGGATGTACTAGATGGACAGGCGTGCCCGCACAATGTAGCTTTCACGTCTCGCTGGATAGTTATTATCCCTCGTCGTAAAGCGGCTGTCAACAAAGAGGCCGGCGTGAATTCTTTGGGTATGTTAGGGATAATTGCCGTGGCTaccgagaaggagattgagaactGGGTGAAACTTGGTCTGACAAATTCGCTCAGTGAGCTTGGAGTTTCGAGCGGTGTCGGTGTAATTTAA
- a CDS encoding GPM1-Phosphoglycerate mutase — protein sequence MTFKLILLRHGQSTWNEKNLFTGWEDVGITENGRAEATQAGALLKRHNHLPDLSHTSLLRRAITTNNIALDAADRHWIPVTKSWRLNERHYGALQGLNKKTTAEKYGDEQVKIWRRSYDVQPPPMSDDAYQKQLVHTSLQSQSVQAPRTESLKDVVARVEPYWKERIVPDLKSGKTVLVAAHGNSLRALVKIIDGLGDEEVVELNIPTGTPIVYELDDSLRPVVKGGKWLTK from the coding sequence ATGACTTTCaaattaatacttcttcGACATGGTCAAAGTACCTGGAATGAGAAGAACCTGTTCACTGGATGGGAAGACGTGGGTATCACTGAGAACGGTCGCGCTGAAGCAACACAGGCTGGAGCGCTCTTGAAGAGACACAATCACCTACCCGACTTGAGCCATACTTCGCTACTGCGACGTGCAATCACAACAAACAATATTGCACTCGATGCGGCTGACCGCCACTGGATTCCCGTAACGAAAAGCTGGAGACTCAATGAGCGCCACTATGGTGCATTACAAGGTCTCAATAAAAAGACCACGGCGGAGAAATATGGCGATGAGCAGGTCAAGATCTGGCGTCGATCGTACGATGTTCAGCCACCACCCATGTCTGACGACGCCTACCAGAAGCAGCTGGTGCATACGAGCTTGCAGAGCCAATCCGTCCAGGCCCCGAGAACAGAATCGTTAAAAGACGTGGTAGCACGCGTGGAACCGTATTGGAAAGAACGCATCGTTCCTGACTTGAAATCTGGCAAGACTGTACTGGTTGCGGCTCATGGCAATTCGCTTCGTGCACTAGTAAAGATTATCGATGGTTTGGGggatgaagaggttgtcgagCTGAATATCCCTACAGGGACACCTATTGTTTATGAACTCGATGACAGTCTGCGGCCGGTGGTGAAGGGTGGCAAGTGGCTTACAAAGTAA
- a CDS encoding related to hexose transporter protein has protein sequence MVQAQASLALDDQLAAGWFGWLTNKGILKLNAILCLSLISSYATGYDGSMMNGLQSLDTWKASFNNPDANKLAILNAIQNIGQLAALPFCAWFCDKYGRRPGLVVGATIMLLGVGLQGGAQNTGMFIAARGILGFGLALNITAAPVLIMELAYPTQRAPMVSIYNTLWGLGALSAAWITYGTFRINSDWAWRIPSILQALSSFLQLGLCFLIDESPRWLVAQEREPEAEKLLIKYHANGDSSNPAVAVEMEEIRTAIRLENDAMNSTSYLSFFKTKGNRHRFFIILAVGFFSQWSGNGLISYYLTLILNSIGYRSQETQTLINALLTVWGLFWGVVFSLLVNRIPRRALFLFSTLGSLATYVVWTALEATYEMSTDLNEDGTGGPSGIAKGVLAMIFLFNVFFTAGWGVLQVTYVVEILPFNLRARGLVLYNLFVACALIFNQYANPIGVTNSGWKYYITYDVWLAVEALVVYFLFVETRGLSLEETALVLDGPEMGDKLVGEVLKNTEKTVQVIETEKRGSI, from the exons ATGGTTCAAGCACAGGCTTCTCTTGCCCTCGACGACCAGTTGGCCGCTGGCTGGTTTGGCTGGCTGACCAACAAGGGCATCCTCAAACTCAATGCGATTCTCTGTCTTTCGCTCATCTCTAGTTATGCCACTGGTTATGATGGCA GTATGATGAATGGCTTGCAGAGCTTGGATACGTGGAAAGCATCCTTCAACAATCCCGATGCCAACAAACTCGCCAT TTTGAACGCAATTCAAAACATTGGTCAACTCGCAGCCTTGCCATTTTGTGCCTGGTTCTGCGATAAATATGGTCGTCGCCCTGGCCTTGTTGTTGGAGCGACTATCATGCTTCTCGGAGTTGGTCTCCAAGGTGGAGCCCAGAACACGGGCATGTTCATCGCTGCTCGAGGAATTCTCGGTTTCGGCCTGGCCTTGAACATCACAGCTGCCCCTGTTCTGATTATGGAATTGGCGTATCCCACTCAGAGAGCGCCCATGGTTTCTATCTACAACACTCTTTGGGGTCTTGGTGCTCTCTCTGCAGCTTGGATTACCTACGGCACCTTCAGAATCAACAGCGACTGGGCTTGGCGCATTCCTTCCATCCTCCAAGCACTGTCCAGCTTTCTGCAGCTTGGTCTATGCTTCCTCATCGACGAGTCTCCTCGATGGCTGGTTGCTCAAGAGCGTGAGCCtgaggccgagaagcttcttATCAAGTATCACGCCAACGGAGACAGCAGCAATCCAGCAGTGGCTgtcgagatggaggagatccGAACTGCCATCCGCTTGGAGAATGACGCTATGAACTCTACCAGCTAcctttctttcttcaagaccaagggTAATCGCCATCgtttcttcatcattctcGCTGTCGGCTTTTTCAGTCAGTGGAGTGGCAACGGCCTCATCAGCTACTACTTGACCCTGATCCTTAACTCAATTGGCTACCGATCCCAGGAGACACAAACACTCATCAACGCGTTGCTGACCGTCTGGGGATTGTTCTGGGGTGTTGTGTTCTCCCTGCTTGTCAACCGCATTCCTCGCCGCGCCTTATTCCTTTTCTCGACTCTTGGTTCCTTGGCAACCTATGTTGTCTGGACAGCTCTCGAAGCGACCTACGAGATGTCAACAGACCTCAATGAAGATGGAACTGGAGGCCCAAGCGGCATAGCCAAGGGTGTTCTTGCCatgatcttcctcttcaatgTCTTCTTCACGGCCGGTTGGGGTGTTCTGCAAGTCACTTATGTTGTCGAAATCCTTCCTTTCAACCTTCGTGCAAGAGGTCTTGTCTTGTACAACCTGTTTGTGGCCTGCGCTCTGATCTTCAACCAATACGCCAACCCAATTGGTGTCACGAACTCGGGCTGGAAgtactatattacttacgACGTCTGGCTGGCTGTAGAGGCTCTTGTCGTCTACTTTCTGTTTGTTGAGACACGTGGTCTGAGCCTGGAGGAGACAGCATTGGTGCTTGATGGTCCTGAGATGGGAGACAAACTTGTCGGAGAGGTTCTTAAGAACACAGAGAAAACCGTTCAAGTTATTGAGACTGAGAAGCGCGGATCCATATAG
- a CDS encoding probable glucosamine-6-phosphate deaminase encodes MRLVIREGPQEASQYISDYIINRIRAFNPTSEKPFVLGLPTGSSPLHIYNDLIKAYKASKISFQHVVTFNMDEYVGLPREHPESYYSFMHHNLFKHIDIQPENIHLLNGNAPDLFAECSAYEDKIKSFGGIELFLGGIGTDGHIAFNEPGSSLVSRTRIKSLAYETRIANARFFDNDIEAVPDMALTVGVQTVMDAREVVIIATGASKAVAIQQAVEGGVSHLCTLSCLQLHPKSMVVVDRDATLELKVKTVNYFYGVEKTIRQREVSGHLPPSPTLTADGDEDGDLKPDNMASRIAPTMRVRSVTFPVGM; translated from the exons ATGCGTCTCGTAATCCGCGAAGGCCCCCAAGAGGCATCTCAATACATCTCTGACTACATCATCA ACCGCATTCGTGCTTTCAATCCTACATCCGAAAAGCCATTCGTCCTTGGCCTTCCCACCGGAAGCAGCCCTCTCCATATATACAATGACTTGATCAAAGCATACAAAGCTTCCAAGATATCTTTCCAACATGTCGTGACATTTAACATGGACGAATACGTCGGTTTACCCCGCGAACATCCCGAATCATACTACTCCTTCATGCACCACAATCTCTTCAAACACATCGATATCCAACCCGAGAATATTCATCTGCTCAATGGGAACGCCCCTGACCTCTTCGCTGAGTGCTCAGCCTATGAAGATAAGATCAAGTCGTTCGGTGGTATTGAGCTCTTCCTTGGGGGTATAGGAACAGACGGTCATATCGCTTTCAACGAGCCAGGTTCCAGTCTTGTCAGCCGAACTCGAATCAAGTCTCTTGCATATGAGACCCGGATTGCGAATGCGAGATTTTTTGACAATGATATCGAGGCAGTGCCTGACATGGCCTTGACTGTTGGAGTGCAGACTGTCATGGATGCACGAGAAGTCGTCATCATTGCTACGGGGGCCTCGAAAGCCGTTGCCATCCAACAAGCAGTTGAGGGTGGAGTCAGCCACCTCTGCACACTCTCGTGCCTCCAATTACATCCAAAGAgcatggtggtggtggacaGAGATGCTACCCTCGAGTTGAAGGTGAAGACAGTGAAC tatttctacGGAGTCGAGAAGACTATCAGGCAAAGGGAGGTCTCGGGCCACCTTCCTCCATCGCCCACACTAACAGCTGATGGGGACGAAGACGGTGACCTGAAGCCTGATAACATGGCATCACGAATAGCGCCCACCATGAGGGTTCGGTCTGTGACGTTCCCTGTTGGAATGTGA
- a CDS encoding related to beta-galactosidase — protein sequence MDKPDYENLEVIQRNRLTPRAYWLPPTHLLLNGTWDFQYAPTPLEASEYPPKNGSSEGTWSAINVPGHWQLQGHGHPHYTNVQFPFPSNPPYIPTENPTGTYRRHFNVPAEWDSTSQLRLRFDGVDSAYHVWLNGTFVGYSQGSRNAAEFDVTGIAKKENDNELVVRVYQWCEASYIEDQDQWWLSGIFRDVTLLALPGQSRIEDFFVKTNLDENYENAVLQVDVTLNKPELSTLDLLLILRDSGVEVSSTRKTVVNNTVKFGIPVSKPKKWTAESPYLYQLEISLQAQGGDTVQSISQNVGFRKVELKDGLITVNGSPILLRGTNRHDHHPIHGRAVPYEFLKQDLLLMKQHNINALRTSHYPGQPWLYDLADELGFWVMDEADLECHGFYDVVTQHVTPAPYLDYEGSKEEFFPKAAQFTSDNPEWRESYLDRMVQMVQRDKNHPCIFSWSLGNESFYGVNHVAMIEYARSIDDRLIHYEGDIKAQETDMYSYMYPDQDRLKRHVEIDGIKDGQWEKPVILCEYAHAMGNGPGGLDDYQDAFRKYKRLQGGFIWEWANHGLLHKDGYYAYGGDFGDQPNDSTFVMDGLCNSEHKPTPGLIELKRVFQPINFKYEDGKVFITNEYDFIGLDHLEAKYAIKAYGDKPSLLESGTLEVPSVRPWETVELALPADLTKYSDHEEEVFLSLSFALKESTAWAPASHEIAWFQQKISTDRQPSIPASLSASGSVKVVETRTKVEVSGSDWEVHFDRVRGYVTKWSRGSDLLEVDPDTRAAIYPCFWRAPTDNDKDSAVSVWKDYGVHRMTSQLRSFKVENGADGSGVSIETRTYFAPPVLGWGYDIHTVYHISSKGVLSINLVLNPKGVFPVDVPRVGLNIRLPKSLTRASWFGRGPGESYPDKKHSQAIGIWSSTVDDLEVPYDVPQGNGNRMDTRWVRLVDAGGRGIRASRLDAATFNWTGGRLSDRTIENAKHPVDLVREDATLLNLSPRVAGVGSATCGPGVRDDLLVEVKPESYGFVLESI from the exons ATGGACAAGCCAGATTACGAAAATCTCGAGGTGATACAGAGGAACAGGCTTACTCCCAGAGCCTACTGGTTGCCTCCTAcacatctcctcctcaatggAACATGGGACTTCCAATATGCCCCAACGCCCTTGGAAGCTTCAGAATATCCCCCAAAGAACGGAAGCTCTGAAGGGACTTGGTCAGCGATCAATGTCCCAGGCCATTGGCAACTGCAAGGACATGGCCATCCGCACTACACCAATGTCCAATTCCCGTTCCCGTCAAACCCTCCTTACATACCAACTGAGAACCCCACGGGGACTTATCGGCGACACTTCAACGTTCCCGCTGAATGGGACAGCACATCCCAACTCAGACTGCGTTTTGATGGCGTTGACAGCGCGTATCACGTCTGGCTGAATGGCACCTTTGTCGGATATTCACAAGGTAGTCGCAATGCTGCCGAATTCGACGTCACAGGCATCGCCAAGAAAGAAAATGACAATGAATTGGTAGTGAGAGTCTATCAATGGTGTGAGGCGTCATACATCGAGGACCAAGACCAGTGGTGGCTGTCGGGTATCTTCCGCGATGTGACTTTACTGGCACTTCCTGGACAGTCAAGGATTGAAGACTTCTTTGTCAAGACAAACCTTGATGAGAACTATGAGAATGCTGTTCTCCAGGTCGATGTCACCCTGAACAAACCTGAACTTTCAACTCTCGATCTCCTGCTAATTCTTCGAGATTCCGGGGTCGAAGTAAGCTCAACACGCAAGACGGTTGTTAACAACACAGTCAAGTTCGGAATCCCCGTTTCAAAGCCCAAGAAATGGACTGCCGAAAGCCCTTACCTCTACCAGCTCGAGATCTCACTCCAGGCACAAGGAGGAGACACAGTCCAGTCAATTTCACAGAATGTTGGATTCCGTAAGGTCGAACTGAAAGATGGCCTCATCACAGTCAACGGCTCTCCAATCCTTCTTCGGGGCACGAACAGACATGATCACCATCCGATCCATGGAAGGGCTGTCCCATATGAGTTTCTCAAACAAGATCTGTTGCTCATGAAACAGCACAACATTAATGCCCTCCGAACGAGCCATTATCCAGGCCAGCCCTGGCTGTATGACTTGGCTGATGAGCTGGGATTTTGGGTCATGGATGAAGCTGACCTAGAGTGTCATGGGTTCTATGACGTTGTCACCCAGCATGTCACACCTGCTCCATATCTGGATTATGAGGGAAGCAAGGAAGAGTTCTTCCCCAAAGCAGCCCAATTCACCTCTGATAACCCCGAATGGCGCGAATCTTACCTCGACAGGATGGTGCAGATGGTACAGAGGGACAAGAACCATCCTTGCATCTTCTCATGGTCCCTTGGTAACGAGTCCTTCTACGGTGTCAACCACGTCGCGATGATCGAGTACGCACGAAGTATCGACGACCGACTTATCCACTACGAAGGCGACATCAAAGCACAAGAGACTGACATGTACTCCTACATGTATCCTGATCAAGACCGGCTCAAGAGACATGTCGAGATCGATGGCATCAAGGATGGGCAGTGGGAGAAGCCTGTGATTCTTTGCGAATACGCTCATGCTATGGGTAATGGCCCTGGAGGCTTAGATGACTATCAAGACGCATTCCGTAAGTATAAACGCCTTCAGGGTGGTTTCATCTGGGAATGGGCCAACCACGGCCTCTTGCACAAAGACGGCTACTATGCATATGGAGGCGATTTTGGTGACCAGCCAAACGATTCCACGTTTGTCATGGATGGTCTCTGCAACAGCGAGCATAAACCAACCCCAGGTCTGATTGAGCTGAAGAGAGTATTCCAGCCTATCAACTTCAAGTACGAGGATGGCAAGGTGTTTATCACAAATGAGTATGACTTTATCGGCCTTGACCATTTAGAGGCTAAGTATGCCATTAAGGCGTATGGCGATAA GCCGTCCTTGCTCGAGTCGGGCACCCTCGAAGTGCCAAGCGTCCGACCGTGGGAAACAGTAGAGCTTGCTCTCCCCGCCGACCTAACTAAGTACTCggatcatgaagaagaagtgttCCTGAGTCTCTCTTTTGCTCTCAAGGAGTCTACCGCGTGGGCACCAGCTTCACATGAGATCGCATGGTTCCAGCAAAAGATCTCCACCGACAGACAACCCAGTATTCCTGCCAGTCTATCAGCTTCCGGAAGTGTCAAGGTTGTCGAAACTCGAACCAAGGTCGAAGTATCTGGCTCAGATTGGGAAGTTCACTTCGATCGTGTACGAGGATACGTCACTAAATGGTCTCGCGGATCAGATCTTCTGGAAGTTGATCCAGACACTCGCGCGGCAATTTATCCATGCTTCTGGCGCGCGCCAACAGACAACGATAAGGATAGTGCAGTCAGCGTATGGAAGGACTATGGTGTTCATCGAATGACTTCTCAGCTGAGATcgttcaaggttgagaacGGGGCGGACGGCTCTGGTGTCAGTATCGAGACCAGGACATACTTTGCGCCTCCGGTTTTGGGATGGGGATACGATATTCACACTGTCTACCACATATCCTCAAAGGGCGTCTTGTCGATAAACCTGGTTCTCAATCCCAAGGGAGTCTTCCCAGTCGACGTCCCTCGAGTTGGTCTGAACATCAGATTGCCCAAGAGTCTCACACGAGCCTCGTGGTTCGGTCGAGGTCCAGGCGAGTCTTATCCCGATAAGAAGCACTCACAAGCCATTGGAATTTGGTCTTCTACGGTTGATGACCTCGAAGTCCCATATGATGTGCCCCAAGGCAATGGAAATAGAATGGATACGCGTTGGGTGCGGCTTGTAGATGCAGGAGGTCGCGGAATTAGAGCCTCCAGGCTTGATGCCGCAACCTTCAACTGGACTGGCGGCCGTCTGTCAGATCGAACTATTGAGAACGCAAAGCAtcctgttgatcttgttcgCGAAGACGCTACGCTTCTTAACCTAAGTCCAAGGgtcgctggtgttggtaGCGCGACATGTGGACCTGGTGTGCGGGACGATTTGTTGGTCGAGGTTAAGCCCGAGTCATACGGATTCGTACTagaaagtatttaa
- a CDS encoding PTR2-Di-and tripeptide permease encodes MVTQHPEHERRDATEEEIKELRHVVDSVPLAVWVALVANATERFTFYAVTTPWQNYIQNPADSVAVPGALGLGQATATNITSAFLFLSFLLPTVWAIISDTWLGRHKTLCLSYFLNFCGCLIIFVTSLPAFSHSQITKVVGLGFAMIVLGIGTAGVKATASPFIGDQYAETAPQVITTKKGERFIADRALTLQFIYNVSYWFTNIASLSLVASTYLEKLVGFWAAYLLPLCATWTLVPLLLIFHKSLVKQKPQANILPRASRVIVCAGRHKFNWEAATPVYQSETFGRQVEWDDKFVFEIKRGLQACKVMACFVPFHLCMNQITNNLVSQAGQMRLGGIPNDTIQALNSIACVLLGPIMQKFVYPIVRGRGFAFGPIARITWAFIMMSTAMAYAAGVQKLIYTKAPCYDKPLQCEKSPNDVSVWIQSPVYFLLGVAEILGFTTLAEYSYSEAPRNMRSLVQAMAQLSSGAGSALGMAFSPLSKDPQILYLYTGLSVTMITTAPTFWLMFRAYDDRVFEEAHSNDDGSNQAAEPMVSGPSEATEPGEKADGAKASP; translated from the exons ATGGTGACTCAGCATCCTGAGCACGAAAGGCGGGACGCTACAGAAGAGGAGATCAAAGAGCTGCGGCACGTTGTAGATTCAGTTCCCTTGGCTGTCTGGGTCGCACTCGTTGCTAATGCTACGGAGAGGTTCACATTCTATGCCGTGACAACGCCATGGC AGAACTACATACAGAATCCCGCTGATAGCGTCGCCGTTCCTGGCGCTTTGGGACTGGGGCAAGCAACGGCTACAAACATTACGAGtgcatttctcttcttgagctttctTCTCCCGACTGTTTGGGCTATCATCTCAGACACGTGGCTGGGGCGTCACAAGACACTCTGTTTGAGCTACTT TTTGAACTTTTGTGGATGTTTGATCATCTTTGTTACGTCGCTCCCAGCATTCAGCCACTCTCAGATCACTAAGGTGGTAGGACTGGGGTTCGCGATGATTGTCCTTGGAATCGGCACTGCTGGTGTCAAGGCGACCGCCTCCCCATTCATAGGTGACCAATACGCAGAAACTGCTCCTCAAGTCATCACCACAAAGAAAGGGGAGCGCTTTATTGCAGACCGGGCGCTTACACTTCAGTTTATTTACAATGTGTCGTACTG GTTCACCAACATAGCAAGTTTATCGCTCGTTGCATCCACCTATTTGGAGAAGCTAGTGGGATTCTGGGCTGCTTATTTGCTACCTCTTTGCGCGACCTGGACCCTGGTACCTTTACTTCTAATCTTTCACAAATCACTTG TCAAACAAAAACCCCAAGCAAATATTCTTCCACGCGCTTCCCGAGTTATCGTGTGTGCGGGGAGACACAAGTTCAACTGGGAAGCTGCTACACCCGTTTATCAGTCCGAGACGTTTGGCCGCCAGGTCGAATGGGATGACAAATTTGTCTTTGAGATCAAGAGAGGTCTGCAGGCTTGCAAGGTGAT GGCCTGCTTTGTGCCATTCCATCTCTGTATGAATCAGATTACAAACAATCTTGTTTCACAAGCAGGGCAGATGAGGCTCGGTGGGATCCCCAACGATACAATCCAAGCTCTAAACTCTATCGCTTGCGTGCTACTGGGACCAATCATGCAGAAATTTGTTTATCCCATCGTCCGTGGTCGGGGATTCGCTTTTGGCCCCATTGCGCGCATTACGTGGGCTTTCATTATGATGAGTACTGCAATGGCATATGCTGCTGGTGTTCAAAAGCTCATCTACACCAAGGCGCCTTGCTACGATAAGCCCTTGCAGTGTGAAAAGTCGCCTAACGACGTAAGTGTCTGGATCCAGTCGCCCGTCTACTTTCTCCTCGGAGTCGCCGAGATTTTGGGCTTTACAACTCTTGCCGAGTACAGCTATTCTGAGGCACCTAGGAACATGCGCAGCTTGGTACAAGCCATGGCCCAGCTGAGTTCGGGCGCTGGCTCTGCGCTTGGGATGGCATTCTCACCATTGTCAAAGGATCCTCAGATTCTCTATCTCTATACGGGTTTGTCTGTAACAATGATTACCACGGCGCCTACCTTCTGGCTCATGTTTCGTGCGTATGATGATAGAGTATTTGAAGAAGCACACTCGAACGATGATGGAAGTAATCAGGCGGCAGAGCCAATGGTTTCTGGACCGTCTGAGGCTACCGAACCAGGAGAAAAGGCCGATGGTGCCAAAGCATCTCCCTAA